Below is a window of Cytophaga hutchinsonii ATCC 33406 DNA.
TATATCTGAATACTTATTTGCACGTTCGTCGATGGACCAGAAACCTGCTAATACAAGGCCTACAGCCGTTGCATACATCGGGCTTTTTACCAATTCTGTTTTGCTCTTACCTAAATGTTCATTCGGATAACCGATACGTGTGTGCTGTCCGGTCATTAACTCAAACAATTGTTTTAAGTTTTGTAACTGAGCACCTCCACCTGTAATAACAATACCACCGGCCAAGCGATCTTCGTATCCTGAACAAATAATTTCGCTGTGCACCAGTTCCAGAATTTCTTCCATTCTGCACTGAATGATGCTTGCTAAATTTTTAGCAGAAATTTCTTTCGCTGGTCTGTCACGTAATCCTTTTACTGTAATGATATCGTTTGCACGTGCTTCACTTGCTAACGCAGAACCAAATTTAATTTTCAATTCATCTGCCTGCTTGTGCATGATGTTACAACCCGTCTTAATATCAGACGTAATAATATCCCCCCCGAAAGGAATAACAGCCGTGTGACGGATAATATTATCGTAGAAAATAGCGATGTCGGTTGTACCGCCACCAATGTCTACCAGACATACACCTGCTTCTTTTTCTTCTTCACTCAACACCGACATACTTGAAGCAATCGGTTCAAGGATTAAGTTGTCAATAGCAAGATCACCTTTCTGCACGCAGCGGTTTATATTTTTAATCGCGTTTGTATTTGCGGTGATCACATGAAAGTCTGCTTCAAGGCGAACGCCCGTCATACCAACCGGATCTTTAATGTTCTCTTCGTAATCAACCGTATATACCTGAGGCATTACATGAATGATCTCGTTTCCGAAAGGCATTACAGTCCTGTACATATCCGCTGTCAAACGATTTACGTCATCTACAGAGATTTCTTCGTCACCGCCGGGTCTGTTAATACCATGGTGATGTACCGAACTTTTTATGTGCTGACCGGCAATACCAACGTTTACTACGCCGATATCAATGCCTGACTGGTCAGATGCTTCTTTGATTGCTTTTTCAATCGCCGTAACGGTTAAATTAATATTCGTTACCATGCCCCGAATTACCCCTTCAGATACAGCCTTTCCGATACCAAGTATCTCCAGTTTGCCATATTCATTCTTTCTACCAACGATGGCACAAATCTTAGTTGTTCCAATGTCTAAACCAACGACAATTTTGTCGTTTTGATTTGGGTGAGATTGATTATTTTCTTTATACATGGGCATAAAAATTATTCACAGACAATTTGATTATTAAACGATACATTAACCCGTTGATACGAATCCCAGCCTTTAGCCGGAAGTATATCGCGGAAAAACATATCTATTTTTTTAAACTTCACTTCAATATCCGTAGGCTTTCCAAAGAAGATCTCGTAGTTGCCTATTTGCGGCTGCATCACAACATCACCATTTTGCAACAGTGTTAGTTGTGAAATCATTTTTTTCCAATACGGGCTTTGATCAATAAACTCAATCAGCTGAAAATATTTGCTTCCGGTAGAATCGGTAAGCATATAATTTTCCTTCATCAGTCTGGATGCAAAAGGACCATCAATAATTAATACGCGGGAGGTAAATTTTTCAGAAGTCGATAGTGCCGTAGCATTACTTCCTATGTATGCATGAGGAGAATTCTGGCTAACGATTCGGGCAATTGGCTTGCTTTGATTTATTTCAACCATCAAGGTTCCTTTGTGATCGGCACTTATTTGTGCATCATCCACAAATTTAATGCTTTCAAGGCGTAATTCTAAAGTTTTCAAATCAATATCCCGATATTTTTTACCCACAATCTGATCCGCGTCATTCATCGTAAGGGTACGTAAAATGTCGGCTTCGTCAACGAAGTAGTTGTCGGCTTCGTAATTAATCCGCACCAGCGTTTTCCTGATTGTTCTGTTTGCATGTTCGTTCTCTACAAAGCTGATCAGAAAAAGCAGCACTACGCCCATAGAACCAAACACCAGTTTGTTCTTAAGCGATTGACTCATGCTCCATTTTTTCCTGTTATCCGTTTGCTTTGCCATAACGCTGCTCACAAAGTAATTTTATTGGTTGAATAAATCGGTCGATATCGCCTGCACCTGCAGTAATCACAACATCAAAATTCAATTTTTCTAATTCTGTCAATAAGGATTCCTTACTAACCACCTTTTTATTTGTTGATGGAATCAAGTTCAGCAACACATCTGACGTAATACCTTCAATGGGCAATTCTCTTGCCGGATAAATTTCCATAAGCAGCAACTCGTCTGTCAATGCCAGACTTTGCGCAAACTCCTGCATGAAATCACGGGTCCGGCTAAACAAATGGGGTTGAAATACGGTTACAACTTTTTTTCCGGGAAAGACCATACGCACAGCTTTCAACAATGCTTCCAATTCTGTTGGATGATGTGCGTAATCATCTACATAAACTAATTTAGTATTTTTATAGATGTATTCAAAGCGTCTTTTAACGCCACCGAAACTTCTTAAGCTTGCTTTTATCGAATCAATGGAAACCCCAGCAAAATGTGCCGCTAAGAAAGCAGCGGTTGCATTCATTACATTATGCATGCCTGGCATTTCAATACGGATATTATTCCAGCGTGTGAAATCATGATCAATACTGAACGTAACGCCACCATCTTCAACAACAACATTCTGAATGCGGTAATCTGCTTCAACCGATTCACCAAAGGTAACTGAAAGCGATGCATGGGAAGGAATCTGAACGTCTACATCGACCCGACGGATAACAATACCGCCTGGTTTTAGTTTTTTTAAATACTCATTGAACGAATCGTAAAACGATTGTACATCTGAATAAATATCTAAATGATCAGGGTCCATGTTATTGATAACCGCTATATCCGGGCTTAATTGAAGGAATGAACGGTCATATTCATCTGCTTCTGCAACTACCCAGCCTGCACCATCGCCATGATTTCCGATCAGTATATTTGTATTATAATTCTGTGTAATGCCCCCAAGGAATGCACTGCATGGCATGCCCGATTCATGCATGATATGCGCGGCCATAGAAGAAGTTGTTGTCTTTCCATGTGTACCGGCAATACCAATTGTTTTTAATTCTTTCGTAAGGAATCCCAGCACCTGAGAACGTTTATACAACGCATAACCATTCTCTCTGAAGAAATTCAACTCCAGGTGATCGGCAGGAATAGCCGGTGTATAAATAACCAATACAGAATCTTTCTTTGTAAACGCTTCCGGAACTTCCGCCATTGAATCCGTGTAATGCACAGCCATACCTTCTGCTTCCAATGCTTTTGTTAAATCGGAAGAAGTTTTATCATAGCCACCTACGTTATAGTTATTCTGCTTGAACCATCTGGCCAATGCACTCATACCTATCCCGCCGATACCTATTAAATAAACGCTATGTATATGTGTCAGATTCACTTTCTATCTGTATTAATTATTTCGAATACTTTATTAACGATACGTTCTGTTGCATCCGGACGGGCAAATGTCAGGATATTTTTACTCAACGTATGCTGTGCATCCTGATTCTTCATCAACTCTAATGCCTTTTGAACCAGCTCTTCAGGAGCATTCATATCTTTTACCATCCATGCCGCCTGCTTTTCAGAAAGTGCCAGCGCATTTTTAGTCTGATGATCTTCTGCCACATTTGGTGACGGCACCAGAATACACGGTTTTCCTACAATTGATAATTCAGAAATAGACAATGCACCAGCTCTTGAAACAATCACATCTGCCATCGCATATGCCCTGTTCATATCTGCTATGAAATCCGTTACCTTAATGGTTTCTGAATTGTATTGCTTTAATCCTTCGTAGTAAAACTTACCTGTCTGCCACAATACCTGAATACCGGCATTTTTTAATTGTTCAAGATTCCGTTCAATCGATAAATTAATTGTTCGTGCACCTAAACTTCCGCCCATTACAAACAACGTTGGAACACCTGGTTTTAGACCAAAGAAGGTATGTGCGCCTTCGGAATATTTTTTATAATCAACAATATCTTTACGAACCGGATTTCCCGTATAGACAATTTTGTCTCCCGGGAAAAAACGTTCCATACGTTCATACGCAACGCAGATTGCTTTTACTTTTTTTGAAAGCGCTTTATTGGCAACACCTGCATAGGAATTCTGTTCCTGAATCAATGTTGCTACACCCGAAGCATTTGCAGCCTGCAACAATGGCCAGCTTGCATAGCCACCTACCCCAATGGCAATATCGGGTTTGAACGTTGAAACAATTTTTTTTGCTTTAAAATAACTTGCAATAACTTTTAACGGAAACGCTAAGTTATCCAGTGAAAGCTTACGCTGAATACCGCTTATCCAAAGGCCTTCAATGTTATACCCTGCTGCCGGCACTTTCTGCATTTCCATACGTCCCTGTGCACCCACAAATAATATTTCAGAATCGGGGAACCGTGCTTTGATTGCATTCGCAATAGCAACTGCAGGATAGATATGTCCTCCGGTGCCTCCGCCGCTAATAATTATACGATATGGTTTTTGTTCAGGCATTTTGTACTTCTGCTGGATTTGAATTTGATTCTTTAATATCCCCTCTGCTCACACTTAAAATAATTCCTAAGGAAAGACCTGTAAACAACAACGACGTACCTCCCATACTTAACAAAGGCAATGGCTGACCGGTGATCGGACCAAGACCAACTGCAACACCCATATTGATCATTGCCTGGCCTACTAAACTGAATGCAACACCGGCAGATAATAAACCACCGTATGCCCGTTCACTGTTTACTACTGTTTTCATACCGCGGTATAACAGCGCGAGATATAAAAAGAGCACAAACATGCCGCCGATAAAACCATACTCTTCTATGATAATGGCATAGATAAAATCGGAAGAAGATTGCGGCAGAAAATATTTCAGATCACTGTTGCCCGGACCTTTACCAAAAAGGCCGCCGTTCCAGATTGCAATAAAAGCCTGCTCTGCCTGATAAGGGACTTCTCCGCTATCATCAAAGAAATGTTCAATCCGGCTGATGGCTGTTTCCAAACGCTGGCCGATCTTTAATGCGATCGTACCGCAAATAGCGCCGACAATTACCAGCATAAATAAATATTTCACCGGTACCCTGCCAATAAACATAAGCAGCAAACAGGTTGAGAATAAGATCATGGCAGTAGAAAGGTTTGACAATGCAATCAAACCACATATAGCGCCAGCCCAGAAAACAATCGGAATAAATGATTCTTTAAAATCTTCAATGTTTGCCTGGCGTTTCGCTAACATACTTGCCAGGTTTGCAATAAGTGCAAGCTTTGCTAAATCTGATGGCTGAAATGACTGATTGATGATCGGAATCATAAGCCAACGTGTTGCACCACCACTCTCGGTTCCCATTAAAAATGTAAACAACAGCAAGGGCACTGAAATGATCAATGCCAGGCGGCTTAAACGCGAATAGTATTTATAATTTATTTTGTGTCCCAGCCAAACTAAAATCAAACTGACAACAACCAAGCCGCCATGTTTGGTTAAGTAATACATCGTATCCCCATCTTTCTTTTGGAAAGCCAGTGAACTGGATGCACTGTATACCACAGCCAAACTGATGAGGGATAAGATCAAAATAATAGACCAGATGAAAGGATCTCCTTTCAAATTTTCTTTCAACCAGTCTGTTATACGATTCAATGTCATATTCTTAACCTGCTAATTCAATTACTAAATTTCTAAATTGTGTTCCGCGGTCTTCATAATTCTTGAACAAATCAAAACTCGCACATGCCGGAGAAAGTAAAACAGTATCTCCTTTTTTTGCTGAATCATGCGCGATGCGAATTGCCTCAACCATGGAATGTGCTTCTTTGATTTCAGAAACCATAGAAGCAAACCCACTCAGCACTTTTGAATTATCTTTACCTAAGGCAACAACCGTATGAACTTTTTCTTTTACCAATGCTTCAATCTGCGAGTAGTCATTACCTTTATCTACACCGCCCACAATCAGCACAACCGGCGTTTTCATGCTATCCAATGCATACCAGACAGAATCTACATTTGTAGCTTTGGAATCATTTACAAACTTCACTCCATAAATAGAACCAACAAACTCAAGTCTGTGTGGTGCATTTCTAAAGCTTTTTATTGACGCAATGCTTTTATGAATATCAGCACCGATAGATACTGCTGCATTCAATGCAGCCATAATGTTTATATAATTATGTTTCCCCTGCAACGGAAATTCTTCCGTATTACAGGTAACAACAGTATCATCAAGTGCATGGATCTGAATGGTTTTTTCATCTGAATACGCACCTGCACTATAAAGCTGTTTCAATGAAACAGGCACATAACGTGCATCAACCGGATGATCTTTTTTATACGATTCAATTACGCTGTCTTCTGAATATGTTATGTAATAATCTGCGGGTGTCAGATTTTGAAATATTCTGAACTTTGATGCGGTATAATTTTCGAATTTATATTCATACCGGTCCAGGTGATCCGGCGTTATGTTCAACAACACAGCTACATCTGCTTTAAACGTATACATATCATCGAGCTGAAAACTGCTCAATTCCAATACATATACATCTTTCTTTTCATGAATAATCTGGCGCGCTAAACTCGTTCCGATATTCCCCCCCAAGCCAACAGAGTAACCAAGTTGTGCCAGTATGTGATGCGTTAATAAGGTTGTAGTTGTTTTACCATTACTTCCTGTGATTGCAATAAATTTGGCACCTGGATGAATATGTCTGTATGCAAATTCGATCTCTGAAATCACTTCAATTGCTTTGGAACGGATCAGTTTCATGATCGGGGCTTTTTCAGGTATACCCGGGCTTTTAACAATCAGCTGTGCCGACAGTATTTTTTCTTCTGAATGTACACCTTGCTCAAATGCAATGCCTGCTTGCTGTAATTCAGCAATGAATGCTTCGGTAATCATACTTGAGTCAGAGACAAACGTATCGTAGCCCTTTGCTTTTGACAGCAAAGCAGCGCCTACACCACTTTCTCCTGAACCTAATATGACTATTTTCTGAGACATGTATTATCGTAATTTTAATGTTGCTAATGACAGAATCGCCAATAAAATTCCTACAATCCAGAAACGTGTAACGATCTTGGATTCATGGAAACCTGACTTCTGATAATGATGATGTAAAGGAGACATTTTGAAAATCCGCCTGCCTTCTCCGTATTTTTTCTTCGTATATTTAAAATAGGACACCTGCATGATCACAGACAAATTTTCTATTAAGAATATACCGCACAAGGCAGGCAATAATAATTCTTTACGAACAGCCAAGGCCATTACAGCAATTACACCACCCAAGGCAAGACTGCCGGTATCGCCCATGAATACCTGAGCCGGATAGGAATTAAACCAAAGGAATCCGATGCATGCACCCATCAATGCTGCTCCGAAAATAACCAGTTCGCCGCTGTTGGGGATATACATAATATTCAGATAGCTTGCGAAAATCGCATTTCCGGATACATAGGCAAAAATTGATAATGTTAATGCTATGATAGCGGAAGTACCTGCTGCCAGGCCATCAATACCATCCGTAATATTTGCACCATTTGAAACAGCTGTAATCACTATTATTACAAGAAGCACATACAGAATTGGTGTGCAGTTATCCGTTATTAAACACGAAATCGATCCATAATCCAATTCATTGTTTTTTAGAAATGGAATAGTTGTTAAACTTGATTCAACATCTGTATAAACGGAAGAACTTTGAATGGTTGATTTGCTTCCATCTGCCAATGTATATTCACGGATAACAACACTTGAATTATACAATAATGTTAAACCAACAATAAGGCCCAATGAAACCTGACCGATAATCTTGAATTTTCCCTGTAAACCTTCTTTGTTCTTTTTAAATACTTTAATGTAATCATCCATAAAGCCAATGAAACCAAGCCATATCGTGGAGATCAATAACAACACGATGTACACATTGGTTAGTTTGGCAAACAATACCGTAGGAACAATGATGCATAGAATAATCATTAATCCGCCCATTGTCGGAGTACCTTTTTTCTCCATCTGGCCAGCAAGACCCAGATCCCGGATACTTTCG
It encodes the following:
- the ftsA gene encoding cell division protein FtsA, which produces MYKENNQSHPNQNDKIVVGLDIGTTKICAIVGRKNEYGKLEILGIGKAVSEGVIRGMVTNINLTVTAIEKAIKEASDQSGIDIGVVNVGIAGQHIKSSVHHHGINRPGGDEEISVDDVNRLTADMYRTVMPFGNEIIHVMPQVYTVDYEENIKDPVGMTGVRLEADFHVITANTNAIKNINRCVQKGDLAIDNLILEPIASSMSVLSEEEKEAGVCLVDIGGGTTDIAIFYDNIIRHTAVIPFGGDIITSDIKTGCNIMHKQADELKIKFGSALASEARANDIITVKGLRDRPAKEISAKNLASIIQCRMEEILELVHSEIICSGYEDRLAGGIVITGGGAQLQNLKQLFELMTGQHTRIGYPNEHLGKSKTELVKSPMYATAVGLVLAGFWSIDERANKYSDISEKPAVEAVDKNKKVQEKNYKDDTKSLFGFNLKKASDRLKGLLMDDIDDKQDY
- a CDS encoding cell division protein FtsQ/DivIB, translated to MAKQTDNRKKWSMSQSLKNKLVFGSMGVVLLFLISFVENEHANRTIRKTLVRINYEADNYFVDEADILRTLTMNDADQIVGKKYRDIDLKTLELRLESIKFVDDAQISADHKGTLMVEINQSKPIARIVSQNSPHAYIGSNATALSTSEKFTSRVLIIDGPFASRLMKENYMLTDSTGSKYFQLIEFIDQSPYWKKMISQLTLLQNGDVVMQPQIGNYEIFFGKPTDIEVKFKKIDMFFRDILPAKGWDSYQRVNVSFNNQIVCE
- the murC gene encoding UDP-N-acetylmuramate--L-alanine ligase, whose amino-acid sequence is MNLTHIHSVYLIGIGGIGMSALARWFKQNNYNVGGYDKTSSDLTKALEAEGMAVHYTDSMAEVPEAFTKKDSVLVIYTPAIPADHLELNFFRENGYALYKRSQVLGFLTKELKTIGIAGTHGKTTTSSMAAHIMHESGMPCSAFLGGITQNYNTNILIGNHGDGAGWVVAEADEYDRSFLQLSPDIAVINNMDPDHLDIYSDVQSFYDSFNEYLKKLKPGGIVIRRVDVDVQIPSHASLSVTFGESVEADYRIQNVVVEDGGVTFSIDHDFTRWNNIRIEMPGMHNVMNATAAFLAAHFAGVSIDSIKASLRSFGGVKRRFEYIYKNTKLVYVDDYAHHPTELEALLKAVRMVFPGKKVVTVFQPHLFSRTRDFMQEFAQSLALTDELLLMEIYPARELPIEGITSDVLLNLIPSTNKKVVSKESLLTELEKLNFDVVITAGAGDIDRFIQPIKLLCEQRYGKANG
- the murG gene encoding undecaprenyldiphospho-muramoylpentapeptide beta-N-acetylglucosaminyltransferase gives rise to the protein MPEQKPYRIIISGGGTGGHIYPAVAIANAIKARFPDSEILFVGAQGRMEMQKVPAAGYNIEGLWISGIQRKLSLDNLAFPLKVIASYFKAKKIVSTFKPDIAIGVGGYASWPLLQAANASGVATLIQEQNSYAGVANKALSKKVKAICVAYERMERFFPGDKIVYTGNPVRKDIVDYKKYSEGAHTFFGLKPGVPTLFVMGGSLGARTINLSIERNLEQLKNAGIQVLWQTGKFYYEGLKQYNSETIKVTDFIADMNRAYAMADVIVSRAGALSISELSIVGKPCILVPSPNVAEDHQTKNALALSEKQAAWMVKDMNAPEELVQKALELMKNQDAQHTLSKNILTFARPDATERIVNKVFEIINTDRK
- a CDS encoding FtsW/RodA/SpoVE family cell cycle protein, translated to MTLNRITDWLKENLKGDPFIWSIILILSLISLAVVYSASSSLAFQKKDGDTMYYLTKHGGLVVVSLILVWLGHKINYKYYSRLSRLALIISVPLLLFTFLMGTESGGATRWLMIPIINQSFQPSDLAKLALIANLASMLAKRQANIEDFKESFIPIVFWAGAICGLIALSNLSTAMILFSTCLLLMFIGRVPVKYLFMLVIVGAICGTIALKIGQRLETAISRIEHFFDDSGEVPYQAEQAFIAIWNGGLFGKGPGNSDLKYFLPQSSSDFIYAIIIEEYGFIGGMFVLFLYLALLYRGMKTVVNSERAYGGLLSAGVAFSLVGQAMINMGVAVGLGPITGQPLPLLSMGGTSLLFTGLSLGIILSVSRGDIKESNSNPAEVQNA
- the murD gene encoding UDP-N-acetylmuramoyl-L-alanine--D-glutamate ligase, giving the protein MSQKIVILGSGESGVGAALLSKAKGYDTFVSDSSMITEAFIAELQQAGIAFEQGVHSEEKILSAQLIVKSPGIPEKAPIMKLIRSKAIEVISEIEFAYRHIHPGAKFIAITGSNGKTTTTLLTHHILAQLGYSVGLGGNIGTSLARQIIHEKKDVYVLELSSFQLDDMYTFKADVAVLLNITPDHLDRYEYKFENYTASKFRIFQNLTPADYYITYSEDSVIESYKKDHPVDARYVPVSLKQLYSAGAYSDEKTIQIHALDDTVVTCNTEEFPLQGKHNYINIMAALNAAVSIGADIHKSIASIKSFRNAPHRLEFVGSIYGVKFVNDSKATNVDSVWYALDSMKTPVVLIVGGVDKGNDYSQIEALVKEKVHTVVALGKDNSKVLSGFASMVSEIKEAHSMVEAIRIAHDSAKKGDTVLLSPACASFDLFKNYEDRGTQFRNLVIELAG
- the mraY gene encoding phospho-N-acetylmuramoyl-pentapeptide-transferase, with amino-acid sequence MLYYLFEYWENKYDLLGAGVFQYISFRAGMAAFVSLLIALVFGKKIITFIQNKQIGESIRDLGLAGQMEKKGTPTMGGLMIILCIIVPTVLFAKLTNVYIVLLLISTIWLGFIGFMDDYIKVFKKNKEGLQGKFKIIGQVSLGLIVGLTLLYNSSVVIREYTLADGSKSTIQSSSVYTDVESSLTTIPFLKNNELDYGSISCLITDNCTPILYVLLVIIVITAVSNGANITDGIDGLAAGTSAIIALTLSIFAYVSGNAIFASYLNIMYIPNSGELVIFGAALMGACIGFLWFNSYPAQVFMGDTGSLALGGVIAVMALAVRKELLLPALCGIFLIENLSVIMQVSYFKYTKKKYGEGRRIFKMSPLHHHYQKSGFHESKIVTRFWIVGILLAILSLATLKLR